The Medicago truncatula cultivar Jemalong A17 chromosome 7, MtrunA17r5.0-ANR, whole genome shotgun sequence genome includes the window ACTAAGAACCCCTAAAGAAGCAAATAAAATGCCATTGATTTTAAACGTGCCCCATACGACATTAAACACAGACAAAcaatataaaagagaaagacaTAACATTGAGATAATCGGAACCCGAAAAGCCAAAGACCAAATAAGTGCATGCCTTGTAGGAAGAACGAgaagtaaaataaaacttttgtgGTCTGTTATAAGCATGAATTAGATTCAATAACGAGAGAAGGCAAGAAGGGGGGCCTAACTTACAGGCTTTCTTGGAAGAAACTGCTTATTGTTTACGTTTCTATGCCCTGTTCAGAAGTTGAAATAGGGTCCATGATCAAACTAGAGGAACTAATTAAGATGAAAATAATGTATCATATACTACTTCACATAAACCAGTTTAACTAATAAGTGCCGTGAATAAGTTGCATAGAAATTTCAAACCTGATACCTTGTCGTCGCGTGTGACTAGAGTTGGGAAGCAAAGAGGAAGTTGCTAACTACGGAAATTTCAAAGAACTATGGTGGTCGGTTGAAGTGGAAGCATTTTGTTCTATCACACTTTTGTTCACccctaattttttattaaactcaaAAACAGTTTTGtctagagtaaattacactctcttCTTCTCGgaataattgtttaaattacACTATCCTCTCTTCTTATATCCTCTCCATTCTTATACAAAACATGTTAGAAAAAATTACACTCTTCTTTCTCGGTTGTTTTTATCTTCTCTTTTTTGGTACAAGTTTTCAGCTATTTTTACACCTGCCACAAATTTTCATCCTTCTCATAGCACATATCCCCTATCCAGCATAACtttggccttttttttttttaaataaaaagttaaactGAATCAAAACATACTGCAATTTAATACTTTGTATATTTTGACTATGACTATGAGACCAAACAAAAAACTCTGTATGCTGTTCCTATTCATACAGATAATTGTGAGAAGTAaggtatttatataatataaaaacagGGGTAGCTCTTAATTagaatgttttttattttcaaaattttagtttacaagctttagattttttaaagaaaaaacacaataattttttttgaagaaactaaattaaCCCATCTTAATTTGCATCAGGGATAATCGAAGCTGAAACCTTTAGAAAGAGCACACTCTTAGGTCTCttagtaataatattttttttatattcataattatttgaaaaactcacatatatttattgaaaggtcatctaaaataattaataatatccatcaatataaaaagtttaatttttgtaCATTGGCGATGTAAAGTTATTTTATACCTACATTCAATTCACACATATGGTTAAGTCATATGGTTTTAAACGTGACAAGACAACACATATAATCTGAAATTTAAACACTTTTGTGGGCTgggcttataaaaaaaagaacgGTGATGGGTTCGGCCTGTTAGTTTGACCTAAAAACACAACCCATACCCAACAATCCCTCACCTGTTAAAACACTTCCTTCGTTCAATTTCTGTCTCCTTTGATTCACCAGCTGCGGCGCTCTAGTACATACATATTCACATTCAGTGTGTATACTCTGAACAAACAAAATGGCGTACGCTGCGATGAAACCCACCAAGCCTGGTTTGGAGGAATCTCAGGAACAGATCCATAAGATTAGGATCACCCTTTCCTCCAAGCATGTCAAAAATCTCGAGAAGGGTACGTTCTGTTAATCTTTCCTTTATGTTTATGTTGCTTTCACAACAACACTgactttttgtttttgacttGTTGTTATTAGTTTGTGCCGATTTGGTTCGTGGTGCTAAGGATAAGCATCTTAGAGTGAAGGGTCCTGTTAGGATGCCTACTAAGGTTCTTCATATCACTACTAGGAAGACCCCTTGTGGAGAAGGTATTTCATTTCactctttttataatttgtcaCTTTTCGTTAACTAATAGAGattttatgattatgtgatgaaAGGTAGTCAATGGCTAATAGGTTAGGAACATGGAACTATTGAAAGAGGTTATTTAGAGagtatttgtattattttatagCATAAGAATTTATCAAAGCCTTATAATTCATGGTAGATATATAAGCTGTTAAAGCTTATTTGTATTTTCCTAAGCTCCTAATATGGCTTACAAATGAGCCCTGAAACTAGCTTGCTTATGGAAATTTAGATTCAAATTACTgttgtaattgtaattttattatggCTGTGTATGGATAGCACTTGTGGCACACTCTAATTcaccaatgttatataacagCGGTACCTTAATGGTACGCAAGTGTTATTCGGCTGTGTATTGGTTTGTTCTCTCAACAATCATAAATGGGcaacttttgtttatttgtaGTTTTTGCAATCCCCTTCACTAGTTTGCTTCTCCGTCTATTGGTTTGTAGTTTTTACTGTTTTGTTGGCTACgtttttttctatcttttggATGTTAATTATCCTAAAACCTTAATTGGCATACGTGTAAAGAGTATAAAAGGAAAGTTTATGTTTTCGAACTTTGTTTTTATAAGACATCAATATGTCTAAATCTTTTTAAATCAGTTTTTTTGAATGGTTTACGATAACTTGCATCAGAGAAGGTGTCTGAACAaattttgaaggactaaactACGGGTTGGAGTTAATTGATCTTTAAATGTTCTACGTGTACTTATTTATCTCACTGTTGATTCTCTTCTATGTGCTCGGGTTTCAGGGTTCCGCTTTTGCATTTTGTTACAATGCTATTGGTTTTATATGTATTTGTGTATGCCAAACATCTGTGCTGAATGCTTGATTGTGCTATGTTTTCTGGTTTTATCTCAAGTCATGGCATCgtcattttcctttttctcaCTTGAATTTTGTGCTGCTAACATGCTTCTTAGGAATTTAGTTATAGTGTTTTTGAAGTGTAGTTTTCTCTGAATTTtcttatttaatgaataattttctGTCTTGTGTTCATGATATTACTTCTTGTTACAGGTACCAACACCTGGGATAGATTTGAACTCCGTGTGCACAAGAGAGTCATCGACCTCTACAGTTCCCCAGATGTTGTTAAACAGATTACCTCTATCACCATCGAACCTGGCGTCGAGGTTGAGGTTACCATTGCAGATGCTTGATCTTGATCCCATTTCTAACTTGTTATGTCTGCTGTTTCTTTTTTGCCCTCTGTATTTTTGATAGTTTTGTTATTTGGGACAAACTTGGCttgttttctttagtttttgGTTCTGGACATAGATGAGCACCTCGAGATACTTCATATTTGATGTTTCAGATTCttgttgaatatttattttgatatatcaaaaattcttatcttttatGCTCAGCTTGATTATAGATAAAAATATTGCAAGCTGTCCAAACGTTACCAACCATTAAATAGAATGTTTAGGTTCAAACTGAGAGCCTACTAATgtctataaaaaatataaaattggaaaACCTCAGCACTTGTTATCTTGTGAAAATATGCTTATAAAGTTAGACATTTTGATGTAGTGAATATAAAAGGCTAGCTTGGGATTATAAATTgtgaaataatgaaaatttgttCTGGTTTGacatttcattgtttttgaatATACAAGAGATTTGCTCACTCACGAGTATTGTCTTAACAATTAGAATTAACAGGTTTAGTAGTAAATAGAAATACAAAATGGAATCATACATTTTGTGAAATAATGGAAATTGGTATATTTacatttcattgtttttgaatATAGTAGTACATGACAATTGTTCACTTCATGAGTATATTAACAAGTTCAGTAGATAGACatagaaaatgattttaaataaagtttAGTAAATAGATAAGGtcttatgtttgattttttctgTTGTCTAATTCGGTTGGTTAGTttggtttatttaaaaaaattggttatcaAATTATTCAACCATGGCAAAAATCAGTTGTTTTAGTGCTTGTGATTCTCTTGAACttgtttttgattaatttttaaaaagataatatattGCAATTCTTTGTTGTTTATCATAGAAACACCGCCCCTTCCAAACAAACCACAACACATAAAGGTACTAATAAAATTTGCTCAAACAAAACTACTAAAACTATTGTTTTCAATGAAATAGTATAGTCTTTAATTTCATTGagcaaatttttataataagcaaGTATATTTAGAATACCTTGGATGTGTTAAAATACCTCGGAAATTCATAAGAATACCCAtgatgtgttaaaaaaaaatgggaatcaactttgttttatttcttgataatgaTATTGTTAATAAACATATATTGGATTATATCCTTGTGAACTTAGCTTTCGCTCAGTCGAGTAGGGACAAAGcataatatatattgtgaatttgATAAGAAACTAGGAAAGAATATACGAAGGCTATTAGAAGTGCTGCTGTCAATTCGCCATGAACATATGTAGAAATAACAAGTCTTAAAATAAGAACCACAGCTTTAGTTGTAAAGTAACAAACAAATTGGtctgatatttaaaaaatttggtaaaatgatgcattcaaaaataaataggtACGGTTACCACAGCAATTAGGATCAAAAAAGGAAAGTCTGCAGATGAAGCAAAAGCTGCAACGCTACAGAAGAAGGATCCTGGGGCTCCAAGCTGAACTTGGATGCAAAAGATAGTTGGGTGAAGAGCATGGATATGTGTTTCTGATACTTAGGTAAAGTGATATGGAGGAACAGATTCCAAATTCTAAGTCACAGGGACATCACAAATTTTTGAACCCGAGGTGGTTGCTATGAGTTTTGATATAATCATTCTTCACTTACTTTGATTAGAAGACACATGTTAGCAAGAAgcttagttttttttgtcttgttaaCGAATATGTATTATTTAagcatttttaataaaaaaattattatttaaaaaaattaaaattttcaattttcaatttaataaatacaaaaacttttataaaatcttaTCACTTTTAGTAACTTAATAATGATTCGGATGTACTCGTTAACATTAATCATTTGTTTTAATGGAAATGGAATCTCAAACACAAAAAAAGTAAACTAGaacatgtgtttttattttataggtttttcccataaataaaataaaataaaaacacatgttaaacaaaagtacaatacacacaagaaagaaaaaagtagaAGAATGTCAGCTCAAGTTGTTATTGAAAACTGAGATTCAGGTTGAACTTAACTAATCTCCTCCTTCCATTATCACTTCACTTGCATTTGGGAAGCGGTGACCCACACAAACACTTGTTGTGATAATAATTAAACACATCAAAATTTGTCTGCAAATTTCCACCCTGTGGTATTTGACCACACAACAAGTTATAACTCACATTAAACATCTGTAACTCTTTCACTTTGGTCCATCCCACTGGAATCTTTccataaatattattatgattaatatccaacaaaaacGAGCTCTTCTTAGGAACATcaacttttgaaaaatcaaacgAAAACAAGTTCCTCGAAAGATCAATGTACTCTGTCCTTTTGTTGCTCCCGAAAAGCACGGAAGCATCACCCACAAGCCTGTTCTTGGACAAGGCTAACCTCTCAAGATTTAGTTGGCCCAATGAAGCTGGAATGTGTCCAGAAAGCTTGTTCTCGTGCAAGAATAACTGTTTGAGGTTAGTCAGCTGGGAAAGTGAACTCGGTATTGAGCCCGTCAGTTTGTTGGAGTAAAGGTCAAGAAGCTCGAGATTTTTAAATTGGCCCAAAAAAGAAGGTATTGGGCCTGAGACACTGGTCCCGGAGATTGTAAGATACTTGAGGTTTTTGAGCTTGGAAATGGTGGAAGGGATTTGACCTGTGACATTGGGTAATTGGTTGAATTCGAGTCTTTCGACATAAGAGAGGTCGCCAACTGAAGGGGATATATGACCTATGAATTCTGGGTTTGGGAATGGGGTGGTGAATTGGTCTGGGCTTGAGAATTGGATAGCGAGCCAAATGACACGAGAAGTTGTTACGTCGCAATGGATAAATACCCAGTCACAACAATTTTTGCGAGGGTTCCACGAGGATAGAGACGTAGGGTTGTTGAGTTCCTTCTTGATTTGGAGCAACGCTTTCTTGTCTTGTGGGTTGCATTTCTGTGATATTGCAACTGGAAAGAGTAATAGTAGTGAGAAGAAGCATAGCAAAACAGATCCTCCAAACATAGTCGCCATTTTTGGCGTGTGTTTATTTGGTTGGAGAGTATTGATATCTATTTATAGAATAGAAGGTTAGTAATGAGAAACCTGGTGTAACGTGCTCAAGTAATGGCGACAGACAGTAGCAGGTCCCAATCCAATATTTTATGTACATTTTAAATTACTAAAAATGTCACTGTCTTCTTTCTTTGGAGCGGATACTACTTtagataaaatataaacaactgAGATTTTTCGAAATGATTCCTTTCATGCTTGAGATCTCGAGGTGGCTTAATGAACTTGAATTGTTTGCGTGTGGGTTGTCTACTTTCCTGAAATAACTCAGCTGTATCGCAGTGAACTTTGATGAActtcaaataaatattatactcCATTCTTTTTATTTGGGTCACAATTTATACTCTGTTTTGTTATTGAGATTGAAATAATATTGTGACCCAACTTTTGACGAACTTGATGCCTATCAAAGAAATATTATACGGTTGTTATTGAAATCCGTTccttaatgaaaaatattagcGGTCTACAAGTGACCCGAAAAAACgctacctaaaaaaaaataagggttaaatatatttttgatccctataaatattataagaatcactccaaaaaaaatttagaattatttaacaaaacataaatttaatataaatttttatattctttacgattaaaaattcatatttaatttgtgttttgttaaaaaattctaattttttttagaatattttacacatttctgcacaatttcactaaaaaatacaaaaattaaattaaaaataagcaccaaaagtagtgattgaaaattttataggaactaaaagttgaaggaaaattttaaaatgactaaaacaaaaagttgatatatttataagaacgaaaaatatatttaactcaaaaattaataatgtttcAATTTTAGAGTTGTATTCGAATTTAGGGATCTTAAaacctcaatttattttaaaccgAAAGAGAGTTTTTATCAtttcattcaaatattttacataCCTGCAATCTACAgcaattgaagaagaaaataaaatttgactaATATAcacttttaatataaatattttttacacatacatacttataataaaaaaaaattatgtcacaattttaaaatgcaatttctAAAATATCTCGGTTCCCtcctaatctctaaaatatctTTGGGTTTGGATGAACTTTTAATGAATTGACTGCACAAATTTCAATGCAATGTTACTATCTTTGCATACAACATGTTAACTTACCACAATATTTCTTTCATCTTTGGTAGCTCCTGGTGTCTTATCTATCAATGGGTTGGTATTTCTTTCATTTCCCCTGAGTTGGTTGCTgatcattttcatcattttggaCACTATGCCGGCTTACCACGGTTTACTCATTCCTACCACGGTTCTTATAATAgattctcggcagttaactgccgaggttttcctcgggaGTTAACTGCAGTCTGTTTCTTCAAAATTCGGCAGGTAATTGTCGAGGGATATTTGGGTAAATTACTCGTATTTCTCAGCCAAATCAAacgtgtcaacaacaattttctaagtttatgtcatttttatggttaaaatcTAAGCTACTCACTTGTGCTTTCAGTTATAACGACCGGTGGCGGAACCCCTTATTATGTATGGGTGTTAGGGTGTAGTTCTCTTTTGGTTTTGTATCGTTGTACTTTTTGGCATCAGACTCATAACTTTGTAATCTTTTGGGTGGTTCTTTtcagcacaccttgtgcgggtTGAGCCATTCTTGTTGagttatatatcattttgacttgtttaaataaaataacacgtTAACTTAAGATGtcactattttattattatttttcttttttttggtcaagtaaaaGTAAATAAGTGGGGtatttggggttcgaactccgaccctgcatataataatacatgTCCCTATCAATCGAGCTATGCTCACgagatgttttatttttattttttactaaattaagaTGTTACTgttaatataaaatcaaatgcaGATACGCGAATCTATGTCGGTGGGGGAAAATGTAGAAACAGCTCATTCATTTATAGTATAGTCATCTCacaagttaaattaattttttaagagaaatgtgCATTGTTTCGCACTTTTTCCTCCACGATAAACACGAGGAGTAAAATCGTTCAGAAAAGAGGGCTTCAACTTGTTActtctttataaataaataaaagagaatcgGTGGCCACCATCCTTTGACCTGTCTCTTGAAGGCtttaaagaaaatgattttatagGAATCTTTTAtactataataaaaaaaaaaaaaaaaaaaaagagagagttaatattttctttgaagATTGTCTAGAAAGAAAGGGGATCAAGAATGAGTGCGTAGAGATTAGGCCCTATATATTGAATGCATTGTATGATAGCACATGCAAAATTCATGCAACTTATGTATTGTTGTTAATTACATGCAAAATTCAAATTACATTTTCGGTGAAAATAATACTCATTTCCTTTGAGAAAATCAGTTCAACTCGAAGTTAAGTTAGTTTCGAAGTTCATAATAATTAGCAGGGTTATTTGATGAAACttaaaaggcttaattactttttggtcccttaatttactttttggtttcattttggtctcttaactattaaaagtttcgtttcggtcccttaacttatttttgggttttcttttggtctcttaactattaaaagtttcgttttggtccattaacttattttttggtttcgttttggtcccttaacttactttttttgtttcgttttggtcccttaactctaatacattcatccgAACATAAAtgaccaaagtggttgacggaggaagagttaagggaccaaaacgaaaccaaaaaataagttaaaggaccaaaacgaaacttttagtagttaagggactaaaacgaaaccaaaaagtaagttaagtgaccaaaacgaaacttttaatagttaagggaccaaaacgtaaccaaaaaataagttaagggaccaactGAATAATTAAGTCAACTTAAAATCTACAACGTAACTTCAAAATTGTCATGAAAAGATTGTCCAAGAAGCTTTTAAAAAAGCAATTATAAACTGCGCCAAGCTAGCAACTTTTTTTCGaggagacaaaaatataaagaaataaaataagggtcttgttaattTGTGCCCTTAGGGGGCACAAGATAAGAAACTAAATAAAGAAATTTAACTTtagaaattgtgcattcaatacCTCAAAAAGttatcttttcaatacaatatttattatttaattctattttaagaTTCTTATCTTGTGCCCTTAgtgcacaagttaacatttttcataaaataaatatttttttaaaaaaagctaatatattatatttttttaaaaagctaatatattaaatttaatttagaagaaaaaaaagatcatAATACTTTTACTTacataaaatctaatttaaaacGACACATTGAAAATAAAACTAGTGATAATCTTTTCTAGTAGCTAAAGATATAGTAAGggtcaaaataagaaaaaataaatctatgAAATAAGTGATAATCTTTTGATTTGGTTATTTCCATTAACTGCAATAGATATAGTAAGggttaaaataagataaaataaatctatGAAATAAGTGATAATCCTTTGATTTGGTTATTtccattaacttttttttacaaataagcttATTTGTagtggatatatatatatatatatatatgggttagGATCAAATGAtaccatggtgtcaaaattagtttgacaccaaatttcatcctttcattttatttaatccaaaggcttaaaactatcaccaaattaattaatatacaccaaatactctctatcacctaattaagaaaaatatctatcatcattaatttataatcaaacattccatttttatttctccaaatttatttgttcctcttttttattttcccaaatttataaattttcccaGATTTCTATAATCATTCTCAAACTtcttttctaaacttttttataaaatgaatggttgAACTCATATACTTATGGTTGTTTgagtcatcatcaccatcaatgatatttctttgtctttatctcatatactcatatttttttaataattaattaaattgtattaaaaaaaaccaacaagctcgacaaatgattcttgaattgttcatgctaattagattattttgtcactcataggtctaattttttttagaggattcgTTGTGTCTCATGTTTAACTGAATTaagatttatcatgattttataaaatttataaagtttgagtttgtgcttatggccaaaagaaaaaaattaggggaaaataaaaagagtttaatctaccaaaaacaagaaggtattgtttgattatgaattaatgatgatagatatgtttcttaattaggtgatagagagtatttgatgtatgttaattaatttggtgatagttctaagcctttggattaaatgaaatggatggataagatttggtgtcaaactaattttgacaccatggtatcatttgatcctatccctatatatatatatatattattggggtagtaaaaatttaaacatacttagctatttaaataaaataaaataaaaattgggggTGGCCAAAGTCACCCCATTACTATATGGGTATTGGGTAGCATCACCCTGGTTATAAATGTCCAAATTCTAAGGAGAAACCGACGAAAGAAGTTCTTTGAAAGATAGAAGACATTGTCATTCATGCAGCttaaaaatttagtttaattcttttctataaattgtaaaaataaacactatgaaaaaatagtttatttccATTCAACAAAACTACGTGTACTGGCAACACATTCGACCTTGTTGAATAATACTTTTACTGACATCGTTGAAATAACGATCTATGCAACtcactttatttttataaatgagtGTTGCTTAATGAcatctaatatttttaaaagtcaatgacatctaatatttttaaaagtcaaattgAGAAATTATAGAATccaaattaagattttttttaataagtcaaATAGTTCAACATCGAGTAcattaaatacacaattttcataaaaactaccatttaaatgattaaagagTGCATCGGAGACAATTGTTAACAGTcttctttataaatttatgtatatatttatatgaagGTGTGTATTAACAACAAGCACATTTTTTTGAGTTGGATAACAATATCATTATTTCCTTCTTGTTTCTCTCGCATTGACACATTCATTCATATCAGATTTTACTTAGATGTCATTGAGTTTTACTACCTTGTTGTCTTTAGTGTATTTTAGGCACATTTGTAAGAATGAGTTGGTGTGCTATAACATTTCTCcgtctatctatctatctattgtCTATCTATCTCATTTAATTTTAGGCTCACATGCGCCTTTAttcttctttatatattttccaTACGTTTTTTTCATGGGCAATGCTAtccggtgcccccggggcactggttaaggagcAATAAATGAATATGTAATAAATGAATCAATCCCACATATTTTACCTCTATTAAAGTGAGCaataaattaactaattaaaataaggaaaatgtgCATTCAATATGTTGTTAAATTTCCTATTTTGTGATACAAACATTGaatccttttttcttttcttttttttataaaaacaattcataaaaaattcacggaggttcaaaagaaaaaaaaatgattcatataaaatttacggaaaaaaaaaaattcatttgagTAAAATctacatgaaaaaaaataattgttaataaatgaaaataatacaactctcttttattttaattagttgacttatttaaaggaaaggaaatcatatttttaataggATAAGGAAGTAAAATCCAGGTGAAAAAAATTACCAAAGCTAAAAtcacaagaaaaataaaggaaaggaaatttGATATAGTATTAAATAcaactcttttttattttaattaattgacttatttatcactttaattaaactaaaataaatgtaatcaattcatttattgcttcttaaccagtgccccgggggcaccggttagcagcacccttttttcattcataaattttaagtttatatCACACTTAAACCTGTCAATTAAGAACCTTCTTAAGCATCAAATTAGAATTCTAGATATCGATCTATGAATTCCTTTGATGTTTTGAACATTTTCAAATCAATATACGTATGGTATGTGgtcattatttttcttcatttgcaAAATCGATAAAACATTAGCGGTTTGATCAATTGATTccaatttaagttttttttttttttttgacaaatccaATTTAAGTATTTATAACACTTTTAAAGATATGACTacacaaattcaaaaataattttattattttatttacttatttttggaaagatttatatttatttacttaattaGTGCCCTATACGCGTTAGcattctttaataaaaaatagtctACCTCTTTTGGACTATGTGATCAAGTTCAGATGTCTATCAAGTCTTTTAAACGAAAAATATCAACGGCAGTGAATCCAAATTTTGTTATTCTGCCATGCATGTGTTTTCACTTTCTTCAACTGCAAACTTAATAAAGATAAGCCGAAAAATTtaagtaaatagtcaattaccctcttgaaattgtaagtttcatcaattacctttctgaaattaacaaaatttcaattaccccctgaaatttcacaacgttagtcaatttactccctccgtcaaatttttctgttagtgaacatgacgttttgcaaataccccctgaagttttgtacttatgtgcaaaatacccccaaacttaaaaatttatattatttttttcttaaaaacaaacaattaatagttaaatattaaaactaactattaattttggaatttgggaaaactacatgcatatatacatcaaaataggctccaaaatgggaaaaaatatgtattttttaaagtgacaataatg containing:
- the LOC11428199 gene encoding 40S ribosomal protein S20-2, which encodes MAYAAMKPTKPGLEESQEQIHKIRITLSSKHVKNLEKVCADLVRGAKDKHLRVKGPVRMPTKVLHITTRKTPCGEGTNTWDRFELRVHKRVIDLYSSPDVVKQITSITIEPGVEVEVTIADA
- the LOC11443473 gene encoding polygalacturonase inhibitor; its protein translation is MATMFGGSVLLCFFSLLLLFPVAISQKCNPQDKKALLQIKKELNNPTSLSSWNPRKNCCDWVFIHCDVTTSRVIWLAIQFSSPDQFTTPFPNPEFIGHISPSVGDLSYVERLEFNQLPNVTGQIPSTISKLKNLKYLTISGTSVSGPIPSFLGQFKNLELLDLYSNKLTGSIPSSLSQLTNLKQLFLHENKLSGHIPASLGQLNLERLALSKNRLVGDASVLFGSNKRTEYIDLSRNLFSFDFSKVDVPKKSSFLLDINHNNIYGKIPVGWTKVKELQMFNVSYNLLCGQIPQGGNLQTNFDVFNYYHNKCLCGSPLPKCK